From Spodoptera frugiperda isolate SF20-4 chromosome 27, AGI-APGP_CSIRO_Sfru_2.0, whole genome shotgun sequence, a single genomic window includes:
- the LOC118263461 gene encoding NADH dehydrogenase [ubiquinone] 1 alpha subcomplex subunit 9, mitochondrial, with product MATVALTGHFVTKIKPTAGPLSVVYIKSASYSSDGGKPNIAAYKRGTGGRCSFNGIVATVFGCTGFVGRYVVNKLGKTGTQMILPYRSDFYDAQRLKVAGDLGQVLFTPYDLRDEESIAKAVRYSNVVINLVGRDYETKNFKYKDVHVDGPRRLARISREMGVERFIHVSYLNASPKPKPLVLKTPSMYKVSKYWGECAVREEFPTATIFRASDIYGSEDRFLRTFASATRINGQYMALYKNGLETIKQPVFVSDLAQGILNAIRDPDTRCQVYQAVGPRRYLLADLVDWFFALMRKDEKYWGYQRYDMKYDPIMFPLKVRLVNLISPSYPLGGLHWEAIEKESTTDLVDASIPTLEDLGVTLTKMEDQVPWELKPFRAFQYYMAKVGEFPNPPNPKIQA from the exons ATGGCAACTGTTGCTCTCACAGGCCATTTTGTCACTAAAATAAAGC CCACAGCTGGGCCACTAAGTGTTGTTTACATCAAGTCTGCCTCATACAGTTCAGATGGGGGCAAGCCTAACATAGCTGCATACAAGCGGGGTACAGGAGGTCGTTGTAGTTTCAATGGAATTGTAGCAACAGTTTTTGGTTGCACTGGATTTGTTGGACGCTATGTGGTCAACAAACTGGGCAAGACTGGAACACAG ATGATCTTGCCCTACCGAAGTGATTTCTATGATGCCCAGAGATTGAAAGTGGCTGGAGATTTAGGCCAGGTGTTGTTCACACCTTACGACCTCCGAGATGAGGAGTCCATTGCTAAAGCTGTGCGGTACTCCAATGTTGTCATCAACTTAGTGGGACGAGACTATGAAACCAAGAACTTTAAATACAAGGATGTGCATGTAGATGGACCAAGGCGCCTTGCCAG GATTTCTCGGGAAATGGGTGTTGAGAGATTCATTCATGTGTCGTACCTGAATGCATCACCTAAACCTAAGCCCCTGGTGCTGAAGACACCCTCCATGTACAAAGTCAGCAAGTACTGGGGAGAGTGTGCCGTAAGGGAGGAGTTCCCAACTGCTACCATCTTTCGTGCTTCTGACATTTATGGCAGTGAAGATAGATTTTTGAG AACCTTTGCTTCAGCTACACGCATCAATGGTCAGTACATGGCATTGTACAAGAATGGCTTGGAGACCATAAAACAGCCTGTCTTTGTATCTGATCTTGCTCAGGGTATATTAAACGCTATTCGCGATCCTGATACCAGATGTCAGGTTTACCAAGCGGttgg accTAGAAGGTACCTGTTAGCTGATCTGGTCGACTGGTTCTTTGCACTAATGCGCAAAGATGAAAAATACTGGGGATACCAACGCTACGACATGAAATATGATCCTATCATGTTCCCTCTAAAAGTCAGGCTTGTAAACCTGATTTCACCATCATACCCATTGGGTGGGCTGCACTGGGAGGCAATTgaaaag gAATCTACAACTGATTTAGTTGATGCTAGCATTCCTACATTGGAAGATCTTGGTGTTACTCTGACAAAAATGGAAGATCAGGTACCATGGGAACTAAAGCCATTCCGAGCTTTCCAGTACTACATGGCAAAGGTCGGAGAGTTCCCTAATCCACCGAACCCGAAAATTCAAGCATAA